In Aminobacterium sp. MB27-C1, a single genomic region encodes these proteins:
- a CDS encoding methyl-accepting chemotaxis protein, whose protein sequence is MFETIMKMLRQVSIKCRLAVLILFLFISLGGLSLLSIFNKVQGQLLLGMLAAFLCVGGIISYFISYSITSATTATAEGLRELADDLDLTFRTFTWAKDEIGDVSRSLNYFLIKLNEAMVTVDGVAGTLTESSDSMKSLTEVSRGKTVSISAKMKNATENMEKLAQGVEEINQTVSEISEVAQRSALRSAETAELVNMAHRSGSSGRSRLRETTGTVHTVANHEKMFAQKVEALSESANQIQSFVATISHIADQTNLLALNAAIEASRAGEHGKGFAVVAEEVRKLAEESRQEAGRIDMLAQQISTDLTEVVNTVKSNVTSALEAAQSAEETEKEIEQILQTLEKINESTQDVASIAQEEAASSEEIASRIHLIAEKAGIISENIHSVTQEASVLKSLGDEVFESSESVKKVALKMRMDVGAFKILKEDESSSRRVKVLSPD, encoded by the coding sequence GTGTTCGAAACTATAATGAAGATGTTGCGTCAGGTATCCATCAAGTGTAGATTGGCAGTACTTATTCTTTTCCTTTTTATATCCTTAGGTGGTCTTTCTCTTCTTTCGATCTTTAATAAAGTTCAAGGCCAGCTCCTTTTAGGGATGCTTGCAGCCTTTTTATGTGTAGGTGGAATTATAAGTTATTTTATTTCTTATTCAATTACGTCTGCTACGACAGCCACAGCTGAGGGGCTACGGGAGTTGGCAGATGATTTAGATCTGACTTTTAGAACCTTTACATGGGCAAAAGATGAGATTGGAGATGTGAGTCGATCTCTTAACTATTTTCTTATAAAACTTAACGAGGCTATGGTAACAGTAGATGGCGTGGCGGGAACTCTAACTGAATCTTCAGATTCTATGAAATCTCTTACCGAAGTATCAAGGGGAAAAACAGTATCAATTAGTGCTAAGATGAAAAATGCTACAGAAAATATGGAAAAATTGGCGCAAGGAGTTGAAGAGATTAATCAGACGGTTTCTGAAATTTCTGAAGTTGCTCAGCGTTCTGCTTTGAGAAGTGCTGAAACGGCAGAATTGGTGAATATGGCTCACCGTTCGGGGAGTTCTGGCCGTAGCCGATTACGAGAGACGACAGGAACAGTTCATACTGTAGCAAATCATGAGAAAATGTTTGCTCAAAAAGTAGAAGCTCTTTCTGAGAGTGCCAACCAGATACAGTCTTTTGTTGCTACTATTTCTCATATAGCTGATCAGACAAATTTACTTGCTTTAAATGCAGCTATTGAAGCATCCAGGGCTGGAGAACACGGCAAGGGGTTTGCTGTAGTTGCTGAAGAGGTTCGGAAACTCGCTGAAGAAAGCCGGCAGGAAGCTGGTCGTATCGATATGCTAGCTCAACAGATCAGCACAGATTTAACAGAAGTTGTAAACACTGTAAAAAGTAACGTAACCTCAGCGCTAGAAGCGGCCCAGTCTGCTGAAGAGACAGAAAAAGAGATTGAGCAGATTCTTCAGACCTTGGAAAAAATAAATGAATCAACTCAAGATGTTGCTTCAATAGCTCAGGAAGAAGCTGCTAGCTCCGAAGAGATAGCGAGTCGTATTCATCTTATAGCAGAAAAAGCTGGAATTATTTCAGAGAATATACATTCTGTGACGCAAGAAGCATCAGTACTAAAATCTCTTGGAGACGAAGTCTTTGAATCTTCAGAGAGTGTAAAAAAAGTAGCCTTAAAAATGAGAATGGATGTCGGGGCTTTTAAAATACTAAAAGAGGATGAGTCATCCTCAAGGAGAGTAAAGGTTTTATCTCCTGATTAG
- the thiT gene encoding energy-coupled thiamine transporter ThiT, which yields MRNKTKILVEGALVVAMTVAFSYIKLWRMPQGGSVTLENIPLLIFALRHGLKYGFGAGTVAGIIQLLLGGYVVHPVQALLDYPLAFGVLGLAALIRKPLWAGLTLGTLARLVCHILSGVVFFASYAPEGTNVWLYSTVYNASYMIPNLALGIIITYLVWGRLNKIGQ from the coding sequence ATGCGTAATAAAACTAAGATTCTTGTTGAAGGGGCTCTTGTTGTAGCCATGACCGTGGCCTTTTCATACATTAAGCTATGGAGAATGCCTCAGGGAGGCTCTGTTACCCTTGAAAATATCCCCTTGCTTATTTTTGCACTCCGACACGGCTTGAAATATGGGTTCGGTGCTGGTACTGTCGCCGGAATTATACAGCTTCTTCTCGGTGGATATGTTGTCCACCCCGTTCAGGCTCTTCTCGACTATCCTCTTGCCTTTGGCGTTCTTGGGTTAGCTGCATTGATACGCAAACCTCTCTGGGCCGGTCTCACTTTAGGAACACTTGCTCGTCTTGTATGCCATATACTCTCTGGCGTCGTTTTCTTTGCAAGTTATGCTCCCGAAGGAACAAATGTATGGCTATACTCTACAGTCTACAATGCCAGTTATATGATACCCAATCTTGCCCTTGGTATTATCATCACCTACCTCGTTTGGGGAAGACTCAATAAAATCGGGCAATAA
- a CDS encoding ABC transporter ATP-binding protein — MLSLDHIGKSYNGQPIINHFNLNMKRGSFTVLIGPSGCGKTTLFDLLTGTIDRDEGVITWLGESLPHLGKAAAYMQQKDLLLPWLTLNENALLPRAFAKQNSCDIQNKVKELFKRFGLENFDSYFPRAVSGGMRQRCALIRTLMFEREIVLLDEPLSALDAITRKSLQTLLLTLQNDFHKTVLMITHDIDEALFLADTIIVLTQPPMNIRETITLSSKKPRDLNSGKYIALKKKILLELEEEMKS, encoded by the coding sequence ATGCTCAGTCTCGATCACATAGGGAAAAGCTATAACGGCCAACCCATTATCAATCATTTCAATTTAAATATGAAGCGAGGTTCCTTCACTGTATTAATCGGCCCGTCAGGATGTGGAAAAACCACGTTGTTTGACCTTCTGACTGGAACGATAGACAGAGACGAGGGAGTTATTACATGGTTAGGAGAAAGTCTGCCACATCTTGGAAAAGCTGCTGCTTATATGCAACAGAAAGACTTACTTTTACCTTGGCTCACTCTTAATGAAAATGCGTTGCTCCCTCGTGCTTTTGCTAAGCAAAATAGTTGTGACATTCAAAACAAGGTAAAGGAACTTTTTAAGCGTTTTGGTTTGGAAAATTTTGATTCATATTTTCCTCGTGCTGTTTCAGGAGGCATGAGACAACGCTGCGCTTTGATTCGCACCCTTATGTTTGAGCGGGAAATAGTGTTATTAGATGAACCTCTTTCAGCCCTTGATGCAATCACGAGAAAGAGTTTGCAGACATTGTTGCTTACTCTTCAAAACGATTTTCATAAAACCGTTCTTATGATTACACATGACATAGACGAGGCTCTCTTTCTCGCTGATACAATTATTGTTCTCACTCAACCTCCAATGAATATACGAGAGACTATTACTCTATCGTCAAAAAAACCACGAGATCTTAATTCAGGAAAATATATTGCCCTCAAGAAAAAAATACTCTTGGAGTTGGAAGAGGAAATGAAATCATGA
- a CDS encoding ABC transporter permease → MKFMKRSALSLGFLTFLILIWELVCRYGDIPPFILPAPSRVLYVAIQQAPLLTYHAVMTGAEILLGIIFSVAIAIPLAIMMFVFPSVEQAFSPILVASQAIPVFALAPLLVVWFGYGIWSKVFMAALIIFFPIVVNLLEGLKSCDEDYRKLFTLMGAPFLKTFQYLYWPWALPYFLAGLKVGVSVATIGAVIGEWVGAQRGLGYLMIQSNARLRVDLVFASILWLTVIGVSLWIIVGAIEKKALAWKK, encoded by the coding sequence ATGAAATTTATGAAGAGATCGGCACTATCTCTAGGCTTCTTAACATTCTTAATTCTTATCTGGGAACTGGTCTGTCGATATGGAGATATTCCACCATTTATATTGCCAGCTCCCTCCAGAGTTTTATATGTCGCGATTCAACAAGCACCTCTTCTTACCTATCACGCTGTTATGACAGGTGCTGAGATTCTGCTGGGTATTATTTTCTCCGTAGCCATAGCTATTCCCCTTGCCATAATGATGTTCGTATTTCCATCTGTGGAACAAGCTTTTTCGCCAATTCTCGTCGCATCACAAGCCATTCCTGTTTTTGCGTTGGCACCTCTTCTCGTCGTTTGGTTCGGATATGGCATATGGAGCAAAGTCTTTATGGCAGCTCTCATTATCTTTTTCCCCATCGTCGTCAATCTTCTCGAAGGTTTGAAAAGCTGCGATGAAGACTACAGAAAGCTCTTTACCCTTATGGGGGCTCCCTTTCTAAAAACCTTTCAATATCTCTATTGGCCGTGGGCCCTGCCCTATTTCTTAGCGGGGTTAAAAGTTGGAGTTTCGGTAGCAACAATAGGAGCTGTGATCGGAGAGTGGGTAGGCGCGCAGCGTGGACTTGGCTATCTCATGATTCAATCAAATGCCAGACTTCGAGTAGACCTCGTTTTTGCTTCAATTTTATGGCTGACAGTAATAGGAGTTTCTCTCTGGATAATTGTGGGTGCTATCGAGAAAAAAGCACTTGCATGGAAGAAATAA
- a CDS encoding ABC transporter substrate-binding protein — MKKVRALLCALIMLLTLLSGTVFAQEKLTVMLDWFPNIDHLPLYVAQEKGIFDQFNLDVSIVSPSETSDPLKLAAASHIDIAIGYEPQIIIAASSNIGIKAVGRLVGHPLTTLLFIGGKDIETPSDLEGKKIGYTVPGMMDHLTDGFAKENGLKNYELINVGFTIIPSLTSGKVDAIMGPYKNYEVVELEQHGYTPGYFELEKHGIPDYDELVFVTGNKTLQEKEDSIRRFKEAVQEAINVTRQNPEEALEAYLKAVPEASRELETAAFGKTIDLYAEEQTFSVEKWQKFADFALSIGMVSKEVQINGILWNGK, encoded by the coding sequence ATGAAAAAAGTACGTGCCTTACTGTGTGCATTGATAATGTTGCTTACGCTGCTCTCTGGGACTGTTTTTGCACAAGAAAAACTGACTGTTATGCTTGATTGGTTCCCTAACATCGATCATTTACCCCTTTATGTTGCTCAAGAAAAGGGCATTTTTGATCAATTTAATCTTGATGTATCTATAGTGAGTCCTTCAGAAACTTCAGACCCACTCAAATTGGCTGCTGCATCTCACATTGATATTGCAATTGGCTATGAGCCCCAAATCATTATTGCAGCCTCATCAAACATTGGAATCAAAGCTGTTGGACGCCTCGTAGGACATCCATTAACGACACTACTTTTTATCGGGGGGAAAGATATTGAGACTCCTTCTGATCTGGAAGGAAAGAAAATTGGCTATACCGTGCCCGGAATGATGGATCATCTCACTGATGGTTTCGCGAAAGAAAATGGTCTAAAAAATTATGAACTGATCAATGTAGGTTTTACTATTATTCCTTCTCTCACCAGTGGAAAAGTTGACGCTATTATGGGGCCTTACAAGAACTATGAAGTTGTGGAGCTTGAACAGCACGGCTATACTCCCGGATATTTTGAACTCGAAAAACATGGAATACCAGACTATGACGAGCTTGTTTTCGTTACAGGAAATAAAACGCTACAAGAAAAGGAAGATTCGATAAGAAGATTCAAGGAAGCTGTTCAAGAAGCAATAAACGTGACGCGACAAAACCCAGAAGAGGCTCTGGAAGCCTATCTCAAGGCTGTTCCTGAAGCTTCGAGGGAGTTGGAAACAGCAGCGTTTGGGAAGACAATCGACCTCTATGCTGAAGAACAGACTTTCAGCGTTGAGAAATGGCAAAAATTTGCAGATTTTGCCCTTTCTATAGGAATGGTATCAAAGGAGGTACAAATTAATGGCATTCTCTGGAACGGAAAATAA
- the thiW gene encoding energy coupling factor transporter S component ThiW: MAFSGTENNTAVASSRLHIKKLTFAGLLAAAGVLLSGIYIPFGPTKCFPFQHTINVFAGILLGPWWAASIAFVTSFIRNMMGTGSLFAFPGSIPGALMVGFAYRFFKKNWAALVEPLGTGPIGATISALVIGPAIGKTPALGALQIAFLASSIPGALLGFALVVMTKKMGLFKDLI, from the coding sequence ATGGCATTCTCTGGAACGGAAAATAACACAGCAGTAGCTTCATCACGACTACATATAAAGAAGCTTACTTTTGCAGGATTACTTGCGGCAGCAGGGGTTCTTCTTTCAGGTATATATATTCCCTTTGGTCCAACAAAGTGCTTTCCCTTTCAGCATACAATCAACGTTTTTGCTGGAATTCTTTTGGGGCCATGGTGGGCGGCTTCTATAGCTTTCGTAACGAGTTTTATTCGAAACATGATGGGAACTGGAAGCCTCTTTGCTTTTCCTGGAAGTATTCCTGGGGCTCTTATGGTGGGTTTTGCATATCGCTTCTTCAAAAAGAATTGGGCAGCCTTGGTAGAACCTCTCGGAACCGGACCCATCGGAGCTACAATATCAGCTCTCGTTATCGGGCCTGCTATAGGGAAGACACCTGCTCTTGGAGCCCTTCAGATAGCATTTTTAGCAAGTAGTATTCCAGGAGCTCTTCTCGGTTTTGCCCTTGTCGTTATGACAAAAAAAATGGGCCTTTTCAAAGATCTTATTTAA
- the thiE gene encoding thiamine phosphate synthase produces the protein MNVRDFLRLYVIPDLKIGAPRTLLEQTEAALKGGATLIQLRDKQSNGRELFEIAVAMKKICHKYGAPLIINDRLDIALAAEADGVHLGQNDLPLESVRSFLPEDFIVGVSAHTVKEAQEALHNGASYIGIGAAFPTGSKGDADVVGVSRIGEIIKAVSIPAVGIGGITEKNVKDVMAAGVDGVAVISAIVSSEDIEEAARHFLSIM, from the coding sequence ATGAATGTTAGAGATTTTTTGAGATTATATGTTATTCCAGATTTGAAAATAGGGGCGCCAAGAACTCTTTTGGAACAGACAGAAGCTGCTTTGAAAGGGGGCGCTACTTTGATACAGTTACGTGATAAACAGTCAAATGGGCGTGAACTCTTTGAAATCGCTGTTGCGATGAAAAAGATTTGTCACAAGTATGGAGCTCCTTTAATTATTAATGATCGCTTAGATATTGCCTTAGCAGCAGAAGCTGATGGAGTACATCTTGGTCAAAATGACCTGCCTTTGGAATCCGTTCGTTCTTTTTTACCTGAAGATTTTATTGTCGGTGTTTCTGCTCATACAGTGAAAGAAGCTCAGGAAGCACTGCATAATGGAGCGTCGTACATAGGAATTGGTGCGGCTTTTCCGACAGGAAGCAAAGGCGATGCCGATGTGGTTGGAGTATCCCGAATAGGAGAAATCATAAAGGCTGTTTCTATTCCTGCTGTTGGTATTGGCGGCATAACGGAAAAAAATGTTAAAGATGTAATGGCAGCTGGTGTTGATGGTGTTGCGGTTATTTCTGCAATAGTCAGTTCTGAAGATATTGAAGAAGCGGCACGCCATTTTTTGAGCATTATGTAA
- the thiM gene encoding hydroxyethylthiazole kinase, producing MRQKRANYKGIYLSEVWESVRQHRPLVYHITNMVAANFQANVCLAAGASPLMSLKTEEAPLFADQADSILINTGTPTTESCDSMRAVLPVIKKRGKPLVLDPVGYGASPFRISIVKEILESNVVSVVKGNRGEMSLLGEEKGAVLGVDSLGSDNIERALLHIASSYDVVAVATGEDDMVVTKSSPFLLSLPGGNSLFPQVTASGCVVGTLIAACAAVTADFELAATTALVAATLASERASQRGNVEGPASFQNAFIDEIYHLSPGAFSEYDERFVCKEVEER from the coding sequence ATGAGGCAGAAGAGAGCAAATTATAAAGGCATTTATCTCTCTGAAGTTTGGGAAAGTGTTAGGCAACATCGTCCCCTCGTGTACCATATAACAAATATGGTTGCGGCAAACTTTCAGGCGAATGTGTGTTTGGCTGCTGGGGCTTCTCCTTTAATGTCTTTAAAGACGGAAGAGGCACCTCTTTTTGCCGATCAAGCTGATAGCATCCTTATCAACACGGGAACGCCAACTACTGAAAGTTGCGACTCTATGCGTGCTGTCTTGCCGGTTATAAAAAAGAGGGGGAAACCACTTGTTCTTGATCCTGTTGGATATGGAGCGTCTCCCTTTCGTATTTCTATAGTTAAAGAAATACTTGAGAGCAACGTCGTCTCTGTAGTAAAGGGTAATCGTGGAGAAATGAGCCTTCTAGGTGAGGAAAAGGGGGCTGTTCTCGGTGTTGACTCTCTTGGCAGCGATAATATTGAAAGGGCTCTTTTGCATATAGCTTCCAGCTATGATGTGGTTGCTGTTGCGACAGGAGAAGACGATATGGTGGTCACAAAATCGTCACCTTTTCTTCTCTCGCTTCCAGGAGGGAATAGTCTCTTTCCCCAAGTAACGGCCAGCGGATGTGTCGTTGGAACATTGATTGCTGCTTGTGCGGCAGTAACAGCTGATTTCGAGCTTGCTGCGACAACGGCTCTTGTTGCTGCTACGCTAGCGTCTGAAAGAGCATCTCAAAGAGGGAATGTAGAAGGTCCAGCTTCTTTTCAAAATGCTTTCATCGATGAAATATATCATCTTTCGCCAGGTGCTTTCTCAGAATATGACGAACGTTTTGTTTGCAAAGAGGTGGAAGAAAGATGA
- the thiD gene encoding bifunctional hydroxymethylpyrimidine kinase/phosphomethylpyrimidine kinase, producing MALYRGNALTIAGSDSGGGAGIQADIKTFAALRVFGMSVITAITAQNSLTVKEVHDVPPSTVAAQLDAVLSDFRIGAAKTGMLSRPETIAVVCEALRNYQVSNLVVDPVMISQSGVSLISDPAIQALKEQLLPLALIVTPNMPEAEKLSGIEVHTTEDMERAARLISGLGPKAVLVKGGHMDVEKSKDTVVDVLYCEGKTTVFEDPRIDTQNTHGTGCTLSAAIAAELSAGRELLEAVSLGRQYLRLALLHSFKPGHGWGPLGHAVTPEWIRGYEAEESKL from the coding sequence TTGGCACTATATCGGGGAAATGCATTGACTATCGCAGGAAGTGATTCGGGTGGTGGCGCTGGAATTCAGGCAGATATTAAAACTTTTGCCGCCCTTCGTGTTTTTGGAATGTCTGTGATTACTGCAATAACGGCACAAAACAGCCTAACAGTAAAAGAAGTTCATGACGTTCCTCCCAGCACTGTCGCAGCTCAACTAGATGCCGTTTTGTCCGATTTTAGAATTGGCGCAGCCAAAACAGGCATGCTGAGCCGACCCGAAACTATCGCTGTTGTATGTGAAGCTCTTCGTAATTATCAGGTATCAAATCTTGTTGTTGATCCTGTTATGATCTCCCAAAGTGGGGTCAGCCTTATTTCTGATCCGGCAATTCAGGCTTTAAAAGAACAGCTTTTGCCTCTTGCTTTAATCGTGACGCCTAATATGCCAGAGGCAGAGAAGCTGAGCGGAATAGAAGTTCATACTACAGAAGATATGGAGAGAGCTGCTCGATTGATTTCCGGCTTGGGCCCGAAGGCTGTTTTGGTTAAGGGTGGGCATATGGACGTTGAGAAATCGAAGGATACAGTTGTTGATGTCTTGTATTGCGAGGGAAAAACAACTGTTTTTGAGGATCCTCGCATTGATACTCAAAATACCCATGGAACAGGGTGTACTTTAAGCGCTGCTATAGCTGCTGAACTTTCTGCCGGAAGAGAATTGTTGGAAGCAGTGTCGCTTGGACGTCAATACTTGCGTTTGGCATTGCTCCACAGCTTTAAACCAGGCCATGGATGGGGTCCCTTGGGGCACGCTGTAACACCAGAGTGGATAAGAGGCTATGAGGCAGAAGAGAGCAAATTATAA
- the pssA gene encoding CDP-diacylglycerol--serine O-phosphatidyltransferase translates to MRKMNKKRHLSFREIAPNMVTSGNLLCGMLSLILSFHGRFIPAAWLIFFAVFFDFMDGKVARSLGGGTQFGLEYDSIADVVSFGVAPAMLMYTNYLNGFAGVTGALTACFFALCGALRLARFNVVHVPGPFQGLPIPAGGLFLASFVIAGLAIPSAFAAFLAVGTGILMISSVPYGNLKGLRKGNTNKKKFLFLGMVAMGLIAVLHTSAPLAAISIYVVSGLLHFDWGKWLLLKEDEDPLKESI, encoded by the coding sequence ATGAGGAAAATGAATAAAAAGCGGCATCTTTCTTTTAGAGAAATTGCGCCCAATATGGTAACAAGTGGAAACTTGCTGTGTGGCATGCTGTCGCTCATTCTTTCTTTTCATGGGCGCTTTATTCCGGCAGCATGGCTTATCTTTTTTGCAGTCTTTTTTGATTTTATGGATGGCAAAGTTGCCCGGAGTTTGGGTGGCGGAACACAATTTGGCTTGGAATACGATAGTATTGCTGACGTGGTGAGCTTTGGTGTTGCTCCTGCCATGCTCATGTATACCAATTATCTGAATGGGTTTGCGGGAGTCACTGGTGCGCTTACTGCCTGTTTCTTTGCTCTGTGTGGAGCTTTGCGTTTGGCGCGATTCAATGTCGTTCATGTCCCTGGACCTTTTCAGGGATTGCCCATTCCTGCCGGGGGGCTTTTTCTGGCTTCTTTCGTTATAGCTGGCCTTGCAATTCCTTCTGCTTTTGCTGCTTTTCTGGCAGTTGGGACTGGCATCCTTATGATTTCAAGTGTTCCATATGGCAATTTAAAGGGACTTCGTAAGGGCAACACGAATAAGAAGAAATTCCTTTTCTTGGGAATGGTTGCTATGGGACTCATTGCCGTTTTACATACATCGGCGCCTCTCGCTGCCATTTCTATCTATGTAGTAAGTGGGTTGCTCCACTTTGATTGGGGAAAGTGGCTTTTATTGAAAGAGGACGAAGACCCACTGAAGGAAAGTATTTAG
- a CDS encoding phosphatidylserine decarboxylase family protein, with product MIARDGWPLIIFTGFLTGGSFLLSPWMAVVMGVFFALVVWFFRDPERDLPEDVEMWVSPADGKVVEIEEVEHPYTGRALKVGIFMSPFNVHVNRAPYEGTVEFLEYVPGKKWMAFNPKASEENERMYVGLRTDHGPVLLVQIAGFLARRIVCRLKRGEKILRGQRFGMIKLGSKVDVYLPLSVKSTVTVGQKVKAGKSVLGVTASNEENE from the coding sequence ATGATTGCTCGTGATGGTTGGCCTCTCATTATCTTTACAGGATTTTTAACAGGGGGGAGCTTTTTGCTCTCCCCCTGGATGGCCGTTGTTATGGGTGTCTTTTTTGCCCTTGTTGTTTGGTTCTTTAGAGATCCTGAAAGAGACCTTCCAGAAGATGTCGAAATGTGGGTTTCTCCTGCAGATGGTAAGGTTGTCGAAATAGAAGAAGTGGAACATCCCTACACTGGGCGGGCGTTAAAAGTTGGAATTTTTATGTCTCCTTTTAATGTGCATGTCAATCGAGCCCCTTATGAAGGAACAGTAGAGTTCCTAGAGTATGTTCCAGGTAAAAAATGGATGGCTTTTAATCCTAAGGCATCTGAAGAGAATGAACGCATGTATGTCGGATTGAGAACAGATCATGGCCCAGTTCTTCTTGTACAGATTGCTGGCTTCTTGGCGCGAAGAATTGTTTGTCGACTGAAGCGGGGCGAAAAAATCTTACGCGGACAACGTTTTGGAATGATAAAATTAGGCTCTAAGGTTGACGTCTATCTGCCTTTGAGTGTAAAGTCCACAGTAACTGTGGGGCAGAAAGTAAAGGCGGGAAAATCTGTGTTGGGAGTGACGGCGAGTAATGAGGAAAATGAATAA